The Nicotiana tomentosiformis chromosome 9, ASM39032v3, whole genome shotgun sequence genome contains the following window.
ctattggcgtccctttctctgaaatgattcttggctcgatcgctgaggaactctcgatggtagccctcattgaatagacaggctacctcctcccttaatttccTGGAATCCTCGATCATGTGACCATGCGTGCcttgatacttgcacatcaaatttgggtttctttaggAAGGATCTGTTTGTATGGGTctaggccacctagtatctttcaTCCTTCCGATTGctgatacaatgcccgatgcatcgatgctaaagttatatttcaATAAacgaggtgcctctgtgggatcagCATACTTTTCAAAAcaacttttgctcataagtccccgagaattctgtcctcgatcacttcttcaaTCGTTCTAGGCGAAATTGcatcctgaaccattgttccttcgatctacGATATATGTTTGATATCGGTCTCTAttcgaccttggctccctgtcgacatccctctggtttttaactgccgacctgtttggaggtactgaaccggaaggggctcctaattggtcgtcctcgaccctgatcttcgattgatatcaactgtgcacatctgcccaagttacagctggatactcgatcaaattttgtttcaactgacgtgatgctatcgaattTCTCccattcaacccttgggtgaaagctttaACGGCCCAATCATTTGTGATCGTtaggcaactccatgcgttccatttgaaattgggacacgaactccctcagcatttcattatccctttgtcttaccttgaaaaggtctaatTTACTCGTTGCGATCTTTATGgacccggcgtgtgcctttacgaaagaatctgctaacatggcaaatgagtctatggaatttggtggcaggttgtgataccaaataattgctcccttcgaaagggtctctccaaactctttcaacagcacagatttgagttcatcatcttctaaatcgttacccttgatggagcatgtatatgaagtaacatgctcgttgggatcagtggtcccattgtatttgggtatgtatggcatacgaaacttctttagaataggcttcggagccgcacttggaggaaacgacttttgtacaaacttcttcgaatccatccctttcaagattggtcGTTCCCCCcgtatctgatcaactcgagagttgtatgtctccagttttttatcgttggcttcgattctcttctcccctgattcaattcttttggtgagctcctcgagcattttcattatcgcaggatcagtccccgattcgttaccattcgacctttcttgtactggctcggtacggcgagtaatttccggctcgaccctattcgaagctctatattgattttgtaactgagcaatagtggcttgctgagcctgaagcatctcgaatatcacttggagactgactccttcatctcctctgccctgtgttcctcgaccactagatcggccttctctgcgtacactcccatcgagatctTTGCCTAGGATCGCATTTAGAAaaacgtgcgaactgacatcgactgggttggaAACCGGTGCTCCCTCGAGATTAGCCTATTGCACCTCGACTtctggagcaatcacattttcattttcaccgtggaatccgaggccattgtcactgtgtgtggatgcgttttgtgagtttgacatgttttaacctgaaagcaaagataattgaaaagaacaagcgtaaaatagtgcaTTTTACCAaaatcagtactgaacaatcactgttatccttagccccacggtgggcgccaaactgtttaccctaaaaatggagtaacaattaaacttatattgtaatttcaaggatatgtgatttaaaccagtaccaattaaatagataaattagacaataaaataaatcaaaccggtttgcaaacaatgcctcgacctcgattcgagatagtctcgagtttagttaataagaacaatagAGGATGGAACAAATACCGATGAACAGTAACTAAaacaaagaaagcagcgtatgTGTCTCTTCTTATCAATGAATAATGAAAATACACCttacaagtgaatgggatccctctttatataatagaggaatcctaaataaggtataactctaataacggaagtagattccatgattggcactaataaccgctttgatttgatctgttccggaaTTTCggccgtgatcttcgaccggttactgatatctcgccattccgttattacgccttactcaaagtcagtcatgcttgatctcgattgttactggcctcgatctcaatgaacacttcgatctccaggcttgttttctatcttcgagctcgagcctgatctattatgaggttaccttCGAGGCAACTCCCCTGCTAACGAAATAgggtatgcccgatttcgaccgtatacaatacaTAACAAAATAAAAAGGTTTTCTACGTCAAGAATAAGGTAAAAAGACAAGAGAACTATCCTCCAAAAGTTGTGAGCGaagaaaagaataaaataaagatgaaaaTACAAAGAACTCGCGCAACAAAAATTATGATCAAGTATCAAAGGTAAGAAAAGAAATATTGCACCATTTCCTTATAGAATTAAAAGATATATTGAGATAAATTTACGCATTATAATCTCTATAGTAAATTAATTTATAAAGCGTATTGATTCCTTATCAATTCAGTAGTATTTGACATAACTTATTTAGGTTAGACCTCTATGCTTTCACCAGGGCCCCCATAAAAGACTGAATGCTTAAAACTAGATCCCTCACTTGGAGCATCGACAACCTTGTATAGATCAGGATTGGTCATGTAAGGTATTAAGTTGCCAGCTTCTGTTTCTTGGCCATTGTCATCTATTGTCCCAATATTCCTACAATATGCATCATAACGTGTGTCTCCTATTGGAAAAAAGCTTGAGCCCATTGGAGGTTCAAGTACCCCAGGTGGACTATATACTACTCCGCCCCATTCAATCGTTGATGCAAAGTCATTCAATTCATCAAAAATCTGTTTTGGCCAAAAACCAACTTGTGTTTGATTTCGCGTGAGCAAAAGCCACCAGTTCCCGTTGACAATGTCCTTTAGTTTTCAAAAAAgacaaaaaggaaaaatattttagtGTTATACATTAATAGAGTATCAAATAACTCATGAATTACTGAAATAGGTCTAAGACTAATTTACCCGCGTTATGTACATTTTATCTACCCACGCATCCTTACTTCCACGTTGTGTAACAGGAGAGTATACAAAATCTAAAGGTATATCTGTGTTTACAATAACAAATCCTGGACATTGTGTATTAAAACATTGATTTTTTCCTGCCTACAAAAGAAAAGCAACATATACTTTGTTACTCAGATGTCATGAATATAGATTAATGGTAAGATATATAAGACATGCCCATGTTATACAAAAGGTAAGAATAATATTCAAAAAAAGTTATAAATAACTCACTTGAAAATGTGTATATAGCCTACTTCGACCATCTCCATAAAGTGTAGGATCCACCTGCAATAATATTATACCAAAATAATACACAGCTAAAGAGACGATAAAAGCATTTGTAAAGATAGAAAAAATATGATTGCAGGTTGAGAGTTAGAAAAACTTGTTGATACTCACCAACAGAGAGATTATAAGTAATATAAGGAGAAGATAATGAACTATTAATAAAAGTCAAGATACATACTCTCCATCCAACTTGTATATTTTCTGATCCTTTTTGTATTTTCAACCGACAAGCACTATTTTGTTGGCCTTTCACACGAGGAGTATAAATAGCAGTCACCATACCAGCTCCTCCAAACTTGTTGCTTGGATTATTTTCGGTTTGAACAATAGCAAGCTAAATAACAGAAAACATGAGGTCATACAACGGCTAAAAAAATCTATTTGTTATCTTGAATTGCCCAACATTTTCTTAAGTTTtgcttttctctctcttttttctctCATTGTCCCCATGAAGCATCTAGTAAACTTGCTGTATTTGAGAAGAATGATTATTATTTAAGCTATTGTATTACTTATCTTGTCCTATGAAGAAATAACACTACAACAGTAAATTCAAAGAAATACGATGAAATATTAATTCCTGGATACTTACCTTGTACCCTTTGGAAGGAAAAGTTACTTTATTACTCAAGTTGTTTCCCTACATACAGTAAGAATTTTATCATGAGATAAGTATTGTTATAAGAAGGTATAATAGCTATCGTCATTAAATTTAATATAGTTAAATTCATAATCTTACATAGGAAAACGAAGTGCTGAAAGAGACATCCTCTGCGGGTGGCATAAGTTTTTGTCTGATCAGGTCATCTTTAGTAGTTCTTCTTATGGGAACTGTTCCTTTTGGACAACCGACTCCTCTTCCCAAAGGCCAACCAGTTATTGATTCGTCGGAATACTCTTTCACTATAGGCAATGTTGGTTTCATCTGTTTGCAtgaaaacctcaaaaacaatattaatatcaacatatattataatataattagTTTTAATTTGGACTTAAGAGAATGATGTAGAGACAAACCTGAGGGTGAAATGTGTGATTTTGCAATAATGGATGGTCAAATGCAGGCTGTTGGTAGAAATTCACACAATCGTATATATCACCATATTCCGTCTGTAGATCCAATAGTAAATATACTATGTCATTTATAAATTTTGCTTAGGAAGGTGACATTTCTTAGTCACATTTATATTCTAAATGCAATTGATTGCTTAGGAGTAGAATATTATTAAAGAAAACATTAATCATTCTATTACTATTGAACAAAATAACAAATAATTGTAACAAAGATTTTCTTTATTTACAGCGCATACCAACAAAAAATAATACCTTGATGGATTTTACAGCTGGCTTGTTTAAAAGCTTTAACTGCTTCTCTAATTCTAAGTCTTCAAGGTAGGATAATTTTGTTCTTCCTTGGACCTCATTGCAGCTCAGAAGAAGAGATATGGCAAGTACAAATATGTAACCTATTGCCCGCTGTTGTATCATcattgtaaaaactgaaaaatcacATTATTTGAATCATGGAAATTAGATAAGATAATAGTACAACGTCCATGAATCGAGTTATAAAGAAATTTATTCATGTACCAGAATATAAGTTAGTTTGAATACTTAAAGAAGCAAGGTAAAATTTGATTCCTTGCATACAACTAATAATAGAGGATTGAGGTTCTCCAATTCTTTAACTTTGTGTTTATGTGCTTATTTATCTCTTGCTAATTAACTTTTTTGAATAGTTATTTCAAAGTAAAAATAGGAAAAACAATGACAAAATAAGACcagaaaagatgaaaataaagtATCTGCTGTGGTATTATAATTTCAATCTATTGATTGAGGTAAACAAATTTCATATCACTACTGAATtcatatatatactatatatatatatatatatatatatatatatatatatatatatatatatatatgtatattacttGAAACCAATTAATTTAAAGAAACATTATAATTCTAATTTATATATCCAACTAGACACATAATGCATTTCATAAGTCATTACAAtcgggtgtgtttggtatgaaggaaaatattttccgaaaaatatttttcgatttttccatgtttggttggtttaaatattttggaaaatattttactcatgaactcatttttctccagttggtagaaaatattttccctaccaagaaaaggaaaaatattttccaaaatacttTTTCAATATTCCTCACTctattccccatccccaccaaTCCACCCCACACCCCTACCTAACCCACCCCACCCCTAACCTACCCTACCTCACCACCCTCGCTCCCACCCCCACCCTAATATTTTCTTAGTAGGaaaaatattttaacaaaaaaaagtattttcttttcatgatgtagaaaaatattttctttcatttcaacaaaaaaaaatattttctttttatgatgtagaaaaaatattttttttttcatttcaacaaaaacagtatcttcttttcatgatgttgaaaaaatattttcatttatttaaataaaatgatTACTTTATTTTCATCTTctagaaagagtactttcttttttaaccaaaaaagagtattttctttataGTTATGGATTTTTTTGTGTAAatatttagaagaataattaaattgttgaacaAAAATAGAGTCCTGAAAACGTTGGGTTTTGGGGAGGGGAGTGGGGAGCAAGAAAACATGGGGACTTGGGGAAAGAGGGTGAGgagaataaaaaattattttcctaaaaaatattttctactctctaacgaaacactagaaaatattttccgaaaaacgttttccactcaccaaccaaacaaagaaaaataagtgataaaactactcattttgcataaaaatattttctatggaaaacattttccaaacaCGCCCAAATGTCAACTTCAACTTCAActcaagaaaaaataataaaaggaaTACTCACATACCTGACAATTCTCCAAAAGACAAGAACTGCTTCTCTATACTTTATGGCTAAGCTACAATCGTTATGCCTTTATTTAAATAGTGCAATATAGCATAGCTTCTGATTATCGTAATATAGAAGTATTCCTTAATCATCATTACTTTTTTTCCATTTGAATTATGTTTCTTTGATTTACTAGGTCAAATTGAGAAAATCCATATCATATTGACCGTGACATTTATGGTATAAAATTATTGTTGTATATTTTCATAAACTCATCATTATTGTTTTTCCATTTGAATTATGTTTCCTTGATTTACTAGGTCAAATTGAGAAAATCCATATCATATTGACCGTGACATTAATGGTATAAAACTAATGTTGTATATTTTCAGAAACATAGTAAAAGTAATACCTAAATATAGTCAAAGTGATTTGTTCAACCATTAAATTTAAAGTTGCTTATAGAGTAATGAAATGATTATTTTCCATTTTAGAGGAGAAAATGTACATATCTAATGATAGATGTTGATAATTTTGTTCTCATATTTTATAGAGTACtccgttgtcacgacccaaaatctaactagttgtgatgacacctaacccaacctgttaggtaagccaattatcaactatccaatttcaataataattattaaagcaatttaagtaaataaaggtcttaatattgtacaatccccaagaattggtagtacaaattatgagcttctaagaatagagtatacaaagcggaaatgaaataaatacatagtctgtttgaatagtacataaacagagcttttataaatccaaggctaccctgaacaagaggcagctacaacaggaacgcaggtacatcttcaagtcccgcaacaatcgagcacagcaacaacagcagccaacatctgcacgcaatgtgcagaagtgtagtatcaatacaaccgacatcatgaactgagtaagtaacaaacctagccgtaggttgaaagtagtgatgagcttctaccaaggtcgggtccataaccaatagtccacaacagtccataataacataaagcaaataataccagaagtaactcagagataaaatgctcagctaaatcatgatttcaaaaataattgttcttcctttcaaatacataagtgaaaacccaaattgtttgccggagttgccaaaaatatgagtggtttgaaagcaataaatttctcccaaaatcgtttcaataataaataagatgtttcattttccttctggATAACCCGTTTAAAACAAatgtatcactatgcccatctgtaaaaaaatgtgtgaaaaatcatgaatgatgtgatgcagtacaacatgagaaaatacctctctatgcttgtatgtcatgtgtgcatgccaatgcgatgcaactcagtgataaaatcataaacagctcctcgggcagaacatcactcatatacaacccctcgggcatacctcataatcactcttgccactcgagcatacctcacaatcccttttgccactcaggcatacctcacaatcactcatgcctcacagtcactcggcactcgcactcagtaggtacctgcgctcactgggggtatgtacagactccggaggagctccttcagcccaaacgcaataatctgtacggataactcacgtgctgcacggacatctcacgtgctataatatcatatcagaattcgcacggacaactcacgtgccataataaggcctgctgcaggcggccagtcccgatccatataatagtaataatatatataaagccaacatggcctgctgtggcgtgcaggcCGTtcccataataatcctcacaatcaggccctctgcctcactcagtcatcaatctctccagtttctcgggctcacaatgtcataaaaatagcccaaaatgatgatatgatgtatcaatgaataacagcagagactgagatatgatatgtaatgaactgaatatgactgagtataaattttcaatttaaaataaataattcataacaatatgacctccgtgggtccccaaatactggcacataacctcaatataatttttaatatgcctTTTAGCTCAATTTCattaacataaaaaaaaaacGCATGGAGAataccaagattatttaactacaaaattccacgtaaccaattatgtcacaatttttatagtgcacgcccacacgcccgtcacctagcatgtgcgtcacctcccaacaattcacaaaatacatatattcagggttcataccctcaactccaagattagaagagttacttaccttgaacaagccggatgcaaatgtcgagcaagctacACAATGCTCCAGatttccattctgcgcgtaacaacttcctaacgactcaaatctagtcacaattaatttgattcagtccacataaTTTATAGGacttaatttcatatcaaaatattaatattttccacaaaatccaaaattacgccccaGAAATCACCCGTGGGGACCACATTTtaaaatccgatgaaactcacaaaatacgacaaaccatccaattacgagttcaaccatactaatttcactcaaatccgactccaaatcggtattcaaacttgaaaaattcattttgtgacgtTATAAAAATTTCCTCCTATTTCttttgaagattcaataatattacaccaaaaataaagattaactcataaaatataatcataaagtagttaagaacacttaccccaagttgggtggaaaaattcctctccaaaatcgcccaaatcgagctccaaaaatgtccaaaatgagaaagaatctcggaaccctcgtttttaacactgcccaggcatttccgcacctgcggtgcctgggcttgCACCTGCGCATCCACTTTTGCGGATGAAAATGCACGCCTATAGAAACAGCCAGCCTtccaaaacctcgcatctgcggccctttctcgcatctgcgggctcgcatatgCACATTCCCCTTCTCACATGCGGTCGCCTCACGCCAGCCCCAGTCTGCATCTGCACcaacacctcgcacctgcgacctcgcagatgcggcaaattcctcgcatctgcgagcattGCCCAGCTTCTCACATGGCTGTTTCTGCAACTGATCACACGCACATGCGACTTCGCACTTGCGATTAAAAGCTTTGCAGGTGcaatcacaccagtaggcagcagctccagcatttccttaagtccaaatttgatccgttaagcatccgaaactcacccgaggccctcgggaccccgtccgaacataccaacaagtcctaaaacacaccacggacctacttgaggcctcaaattacatcaaacaacctcaaagatacgaactacacacggattcaagcctaataaattttaaaatttccaaattctacaaacgacgccgaaacctatcaaatcacgcccgattgacctcaaattttgcacacaagtcacatttcatattacggactattcaaattttcagaacggattccgaccctgatatcaaaaagtcaaccccccgatcaaacttcccaaaaatttaactttcggcatttcaagccaaattccactacgtacttccaaataaattttcggacatactcctaagtctaaaatcaccatacggagctattggaatcatcaaaatttgaatttgaggtcgtttacacataagtccacgttcagtcactattttaacttaagctttaaaccttgaaactaagtgttccaattcatttcaaaacctcactagacccaaaccaattaccccgacaatttacacaacaactgtaaagtacaatttgagcagtaaatggggaaacgaggttgtaatactcaaaatgaccggctgggtcattacatccgtatattttcaaaatattattttgcactGTTACCCAATTTACAAGGATTATAtaagtattttttataatttttaaagctttaaaataaatttttcttGCATTATAATTATTCCAATATTTATTAACTATCCCTTCAAATTGTTTAGGGGTGATTTAATTATTCAAATTTATTAATTGTTACCACATGcatatttcataatattttacttcatttttatataatatttgcaTTCTTTACATCATTTGTATAGCGTTTGCAATAATAGCCAATATTTTCAATAATTGTCTTTATTATGCTAATTTTAGATTAAAATGACTTTTTATAATTTTACAATTATAGTCATTTATTTTCAAAGTagttatttcaaaaaaaatagttttatattattttttatctatttttgtaatttattttgttaaattttcattttatttttaattcagcCCAAAATCGGACCAAAGAGGTCTGAAATGCTAAAGCCCACTTCAATTGACCCATCGGAAGCCCAAAACCAAGCGACCCAAGAACATGCACCTGTTTGCGACCCACTATACCCGACCCTAGCACCCTCTAATATCGGCCAAtcatctcaaatgatcaacgatcCATAATAAACCCCTCACTCTCCTTATATCCCTCCCCACTAAACCCTAGAGACATTTTCCTCAACCAGCCGCCTTTGCATTCTCTCTATTTCCCTCATCTCTTCACAAAACCCTAGCCGCCTTATCCCCCTAATCCTTTCCGAATCCAGCTATACGATGGAATCCTTTCGTGATTTGCTTGTCTTATTCCGCTACTACTCATGTGttcatggtgttacttagtacgtCCCCAATTTTTGCAAGTAGTGCCTTTCAAAATCAGGCCTGGCTGACTCCGATTTTGTGAAGATCTTGGCGATGTTTCACCTATATACACTGTACAATGAATGATTCTTGCATTCTTGTTCCGATTCATGGCCGTTGGACCCAACTaggttttgaaattttatttCATCTCTTTTACCGGCTCTGTTactgattgcatgtgatattttccttccttatttatatttatttgatTATTTTCCATATTTGGTCATCCTAATCTTTCACTATATAAACCCCGTCCCCAATTCCCTAAACGGACCTAACCACTATTATTCTCTCACTCTGACTCCTTCTATACTATTCTAAAACTCTTGATTATGGCCGATTGAAAACCAAGGCCATCGGAATCCACTCTATTGACATTCCAGTGCAAGCATTGCTCGAGGCTCGTTTGAAGCTCCTATGAACTTTGACGCACCAGGGGTTTGGGTCCTGGTGCTCTCGCTCTTTTCTACTGATACTAGAGTTGTTGATGGCACTTGGTTTTATCCTTTATTTGCTTGTTAAATCTGCAAACAGGTAAGTGTTCAGACCCTCGCAATTTTGTTTCTCCCCTGTTAGTGTTCATGCTTCTGAACATCTGTGTTATGTGAACTCTTCTAAACCAATATGACACTGTGTCGACCGTTCTTTGAATTTCTTCTGCAATCCATCATAAGCACTTGTATATGTTTACATATGTTTATTTAGTGTAGTCAATTTGGAATATTTCAAGCTAGTATGCTTGTTTGAGATTGGGTTTATCTATGCTTGAATTCCTATATTGACCGTCTAATATTGAATCCTTTCTCATGCCTTACCTTGAACTTTTTCTACTGAAACCCCTTAGGAAATATGTTCCTACTCATAATTTCTTTGA
Protein-coding sequences here:
- the LOC104112424 gene encoding protein neprosin-like; amino-acid sequence: MMIQQRAIGYIFVLAISLLLSCNEVQGRTKLSYLEDLELEKQLKLLNKPAVKSIKTEYGDIYDCVNFYQQPAFDHPLLQNHTFHPQMKPTLPIVKEYSDESITGWPLGRGVGCPKGTVPIRRTTKDDLIRQKLMPPAEDVSFSTSFSYGNNLSNKVTFPSKGYKLAIVQTENNPSNKFGGAGMVTAIYTPRVKGQQNSACRLKIQKGSENIQVGWRVDPTLYGDGRSRLYTHFQAGKNQCFNTQCPGFVIVNTDIPLDFVYSPVTQRGSKDAWVDKMYITRDIVNGNWWLLLTRNQTQVGFWPKQIFDELNDFASTIEWGGVVYSPPGVLEPPMGSSFFPIGDTRYDAYCRNIGTIDDNGQETEAGNLIPYMTNPDLYKVVDAPSEGSSFKHSVFYGGPGESIEV